A stretch of DNA from Desulfovibrio gilichinskyi:
AACCGCATAGACTCACAACACCCAACAGAACATTAATATACCCCGCTTCGGCGGGGTTTTCTATTCCCCCTGAATACTCTTAACCCCCTGCCCCATCTGAGCCAACAAGCACCCATGCTCCTTACACTTATGATACCGAATCTTAATCCCCCCATCCCACTTAGGCGATGAAGTAACCGGAATCCGCACAGCTCCACACCACGGACACACCGCGCCATCCTTGGGGCTGA
This window harbors:
- a CDS encoding transcriptional regulator, producing the protein MSAKLIAAAMAKAKEGVIFSPKDGAVCPWCGAVRIPVTSSPKWDGGIKIRYHKCKEHGCLLAQMGQGVKSIQGE